In a single window of the Streptomyces sp. NBC_00353 genome:
- a CDS encoding D-alanyl-D-alanine carboxypeptidase family protein: MKIGIKGINRASATVTVALTAGAVLAGSVFAATAQAATPPTPTIAAKGGYVMNNGTAKTLFTKAADTRRSTGSTTKIMTAKVVLAQKNLNLDSKVTIQKAYSDYIVDKGASSAHLIVGDKVTVRQLLYGLMLPSGCDAAYALADKFGTGTSRAARVKSFIGKMNASAKSLGLTNTHFDSFDGIGNGSNYSTPRDLTKIASSAMKNSTFRTVVKTKSTKQKVTTKSGGYRYMSWSNTNTMLSSYSGAIGVKTGSGPTAKYCLVFAATRNGKTVIGTVLASTSATTRTADMKKIMDYSFKK, translated from the coding sequence TTGAAAATCGGCATTAAGGGCATAAACCGCGCATCCGCCACTGTCACCGTGGCCCTGACCGCGGGCGCCGTCCTTGCAGGCAGCGTGTTCGCTGCCACGGCGCAGGCCGCCACGCCGCCCACACCCACGATCGCCGCCAAGGGCGGCTACGTGATGAACAACGGCACCGCGAAGACTCTCTTCACGAAGGCCGCGGACACCCGTCGCTCCACCGGCTCCACCACCAAGATCATGACGGCCAAGGTGGTGCTGGCGCAGAAGAACCTGAACCTGGATTCCAAGGTCACGATCCAGAAGGCGTACAGCGACTACATCGTCGACAAGGGCGCCTCGTCGGCCCACCTGATCGTCGGCGACAAGGTCACCGTCCGCCAGCTTCTGTACGGTCTGATGCTGCCGTCCGGCTGCGACGCCGCGTACGCCCTCGCCGACAAGTTCGGCACCGGCACCTCCCGCGCGGCCCGGGTGAAGTCGTTCATCGGCAAGATGAACGCCTCCGCCAAGTCCCTCGGTCTGACGAACACCCACTTCGACTCGTTCGACGGCATAGGGAATGGCTCGAACTACTCGACGCCGCGCGACCTGACGAAGATCGCCAGCAGTGCGATGAAGAACTCCACGTTCCGCACGGTCGTCAAGACCAAGTCGACCAAGCAGAAGGTCACCACGAAGAGCGGCGGCTACCGCTACATGTCGTGGTCCAACACCAACACGATGCTCAGCAGCTACAGCGGTGCGATCGGTGTGAAGACCGGCTCCGGCCCGACGGCCAAGTACTGCCTGGTCTTCGCCGCGACCCGGAACGGCAAGACGGTCATCGGCACCGTACTCGCCTCCACGAGCGCGACCACCCGGACCGCCGACATGAAGAAGATCATGGACTACTCCTTCAAGAAGTAG
- a CDS encoding alpha-ketoacid dehydrogenase subunit beta: protein MATQKMSLAKALNESLRKALDTDPKVLIMGEDVGKLGGVFRITDGLQKDFGEDRVIDTPLAESGIVGTAIGLALRGYRPIVEIQFDGFVFPAYDQIVTQLAKMHARALGKIKLPVVVRIPYGGGIGAVEHHSESPEALFAHVAGLKVVSPSNASDAYWMMQQAVQSDDPIIFFEPKRRYWDKGDVETDLIPGPLHKAATVREGSDLTLVAYGPMVKVCLEAAAAAQEEGKSIEVLDLRSMSPIDFDAVQASVEKTGRLVVVHEAPVFYGSGAEIAARITERCFYHLEAPVLRVGGYHAPYPPARLEDEYLPGLDRVLDAVDRSLAY from the coding sequence ATGGCCACCCAGAAGATGTCCCTCGCGAAGGCGCTCAACGAGTCGCTGCGCAAGGCCCTCGACACCGACCCCAAGGTCCTCATCATGGGTGAGGACGTCGGCAAGCTGGGCGGAGTCTTCCGGATCACCGACGGACTCCAGAAGGACTTCGGCGAGGACCGGGTCATCGACACCCCGCTCGCCGAGTCCGGCATCGTCGGCACGGCGATCGGTCTGGCCCTGCGCGGCTACCGGCCGATCGTGGAGATCCAGTTCGACGGCTTCGTCTTCCCGGCGTACGACCAGATCGTCACGCAGCTCGCGAAGATGCACGCCCGCGCACTCGGCAAGATCAAGCTGCCGGTCGTCGTCCGGATCCCGTACGGCGGCGGCATCGGCGCCGTCGAGCACCACAGCGAGTCGCCCGAGGCCCTGTTCGCACATGTCGCGGGGCTGAAGGTGGTCTCGCCGTCCAATGCCTCGGACGCCTACTGGATGATGCAGCAGGCCGTCCAGAGTGACGACCCGATCATCTTCTTCGAGCCGAAGCGGCGCTACTGGGACAAGGGCGACGTCGAGACCGACCTCATCCCCGGACCGCTGCACAAGGCCGCGACGGTACGGGAGGGCTCGGACCTCACCCTCGTCGCGTACGGCCCGATGGTGAAGGTCTGCCTCGAAGCGGCCGCGGCCGCCCAGGAGGAAGGCAAGTCCATCGAGGTCCTGGACCTGCGGTCGATGTCCCCGATCGACTTCGACGCCGTCCAGGCGTCGGTCGAGAAGACCGGCCGGCTGGTCGTGGTCCACGAGGCGCCGGTGTTCTACGGCTCCGGGGCCGAGATCGCCGCCCGCATCACGGAGCGCTGCTTCTACCATCTCGAAGCACCGGTGCTCCGGGTCGGTGGCTACCACGCCCCGTATCCGCCGGCGCGCCTCGAGGACGAGTACCTGCCGGGCCTGGACCGCGTGCTCGACGCCGTCGACCGCTCGCTGGCGTACTGA
- a CDS encoding dihydrolipoamide acetyltransferase family protein, translating to MTTMTETSARFREFKMPDVGEGLTEAEILKWYVQPGDTVTDGQVVCEVETAKAAVELPIPFDGVVHELRFPEGTTVDVGQVIIAVDVVPGGGEAAAEPVAPAVAEPEPAAEPEAPKGRQPVLVGYGVAESSTKRRARKGTEPPAAAAAAIQGELNGHTTTAVPAPAATVVPESRPLAKPPVRKLAKDLGIDLATVTPTGPGGIITREDVHAAATPVPAPAAAPAAQAAAPEAVAVPVAAAPVPGARETRIPVKGVRKAIAQAMVGSAFTAPHVTEFVTVDVTRTMKLVAELKEDKDMAGVRVNPLLIIAKALLVAIKRNPEVNAAWDEANQEIVQKHYVNLGIAAATPRGLIVPNIKDAHDKTLPQLAAALGELVTTAREGKTSPAAMAGGTVTITNVGVFGVDTGTPILNPGESAILAVGAIKLQPWVHKGKVKPRQVTTLALSFDHRLVDGELGSKVLADVAAILEQPKRLITWA from the coding sequence GTGACGACGATGACCGAAACGTCTGCTCGCTTCCGTGAGTTCAAGATGCCCGATGTGGGCGAGGGACTGACCGAGGCCGAGATCCTCAAGTGGTACGTCCAGCCGGGCGACACCGTCACCGACGGCCAGGTCGTGTGCGAGGTCGAGACCGCCAAGGCGGCCGTGGAGCTGCCGATCCCGTTCGACGGGGTGGTGCACGAGCTGCGCTTCCCCGAGGGCACGACCGTCGACGTCGGTCAGGTGATCATCGCGGTGGACGTGGTGCCGGGCGGCGGCGAAGCGGCGGCGGAGCCGGTGGCTCCGGCCGTGGCCGAACCGGAACCGGCTGCGGAACCGGAGGCACCGAAGGGCCGCCAGCCCGTGCTGGTGGGCTACGGCGTGGCCGAGTCCTCCACCAAGCGGCGCGCCCGCAAGGGCACCGAGCCGCCGGCTGCCGCGGCTGCCGCGATCCAGGGCGAGCTGAACGGTCACACCACCACCGCAGTCCCCGCCCCCGCCGCCACCGTCGTCCCGGAGAGCCGCCCGCTCGCCAAGCCGCCGGTGCGCAAGCTGGCGAAGGACCTGGGCATCGATCTGGCGACGGTCACCCCGACCGGTCCGGGCGGGATCATCACCCGCGAGGACGTGCACGCGGCGGCCACGCCCGTACCGGCGCCGGCAGCCGCACCCGCCGCCCAGGCCGCGGCACCCGAGGCTGTTGCGGTGCCCGTTGCCGCAGCCCCCGTCCCGGGCGCCCGGGAGACCCGTATCCCGGTCAAGGGCGTACGGAAGGCCATCGCGCAGGCGATGGTCGGCAGTGCGTTCACGGCGCCGCATGTCACCGAGTTCGTGACGGTCGACGTCACGCGCACGATGAAGCTCGTGGCGGAGCTCAAGGAAGACAAGGACATGGCGGGGGTCCGGGTCAACCCGCTCCTGATCATTGCCAAGGCGCTCCTGGTCGCGATCAAGCGGAACCCGGAGGTCAACGCCGCCTGGGACGAGGCCAACCAGGAGATCGTGCAGAAGCACTATGTGAACCTGGGCATCGCGGCCGCCACCCCGCGCGGTCTGATCGTGCCGAACATCAAGGACGCGCACGACAAGACCCTGCCCCAGCTCGCCGCGGCGCTGGGCGAGCTGGTCACCACGGCGCGCGAGGGCAAGACGTCCCCCGCCGCCATGGCGGGCGGCACGGTGACGATCACCAACGTCGGCGTCTTCGGCGTCGACACCGGTACGCCGATCCTGAACCCGGGCGAGTCCGCGATCCTTGCGGTCGGTGCGATCAAGCTGCAGCCGTGGGTCCACAAGGGCAAGGTGAAGCCCCGCCAGGTCACCACGCTGGCGCTGTCGTTCGACCACCGCCTGGTCGACGGTGAGCTCGGTTCCAAGGTCCTGGCGGACGTCGCCGCGATCCTGGAGCAGCCCAAGAGGCTCATCACCTGGGCCTGA
- a CDS encoding MFS transporter: MSSAAAPSLSLPGDPPGGRRAAGVWGIGVAVYFVAIIFRTSLGVAGLDAADRFGVNASALSTFSILQLLVYAGMQIPVGLMVDRLGTKKVLTIGVVLFTVGQLGFAFSPSYATALASRALLGCGDAMTFISVLRLGARWFPARRGPLIGQIAALFGMAGNLVSTLFIARALHGFGWTATFAGSAVAGVVVLVLLLLFLKDHPEGHEPPPAEHAGAAYVRKQIAASWREPGTRLGMWVHFTTQFPAMVFLLLWGMPFLVEAQGLSRSTAGELLTLVVLSNMAVGLVYGQVIARHHAARAPLALGTVALTAVLWASAILYPGDHAPMWLLITLCVVLGACGPASMIGFDFARPANPPERQGTASGIVNMGGFTASMTTLFAVGVLLDATGDNYRIAFASVFVLEALGVVQILRLHARATLRERNHHVISRVEAVHVPA, translated from the coding sequence GTGAGTTCTGCCGCCGCTCCCAGCCTGTCCCTGCCCGGTGATCCGCCCGGCGGCCGGCGTGCCGCCGGGGTCTGGGGCATCGGTGTCGCCGTCTACTTCGTCGCGATCATCTTCCGTACGAGCCTCGGTGTCGCCGGCCTGGACGCCGCCGACCGGTTCGGCGTCAACGCCTCCGCCCTGTCGACGTTCTCCATCCTTCAGCTGCTCGTCTATGCGGGCATGCAGATACCTGTCGGCCTGATGGTGGACCGGCTCGGCACCAAGAAGGTCCTCACCATCGGGGTCGTCCTGTTCACCGTCGGGCAGCTCGGCTTCGCGTTCTCCCCTTCGTACGCCACGGCGCTGGCCTCCCGTGCGCTGCTCGGCTGCGGCGACGCGATGACGTTCATCAGTGTGCTGCGGCTCGGCGCCCGCTGGTTCCCGGCCCGGCGCGGGCCGCTGATCGGCCAGATCGCCGCGCTCTTCGGCATGGCGGGCAACCTCGTCTCGACGCTCTTCATCGCCCGCGCCCTCCACGGCTTCGGCTGGACTGCCACGTTCGCGGGCAGCGCGGTCGCCGGGGTCGTGGTGCTGGTGCTGCTGCTCCTCTTCCTGAAGGACCACCCCGAGGGGCACGAGCCGCCGCCCGCCGAGCACGCCGGCGCGGCCTACGTACGCAAGCAGATCGCCGCCTCGTGGCGGGAGCCCGGCACCCGGCTCGGGATGTGGGTGCACTTCACCACGCAGTTCCCGGCCATGGTGTTCCTGCTGCTGTGGGGGATGCCGTTCCTGGTGGAGGCGCAGGGGCTGAGCCGGTCCACCGCCGGTGAGCTGCTCACCCTGGTGGTGCTCTCCAACATGGCCGTCGGCCTCGTCTACGGGCAGGTCATCGCCCGCCACCATGCCGCGCGTGCCCCACTGGCCCTCGGCACGGTCGCGTTGACCGCCGTCCTGTGGGCGTCGGCCATCCTGTACCCGGGCGACCACGCGCCGATGTGGCTGCTGATCACGCTCTGCGTGGTGCTCGGTGCCTGCGGTCCCGCCTCGATGATCGGCTTCGACTTCGCGCGCCCGGCCAACCCGCCGGAGCGGCAGGGAACCGCGTCGGGGATCGTCAACATGGGTGGCTTCACCGCCTCGATGACCACCCTGTTCGCCGTCGGTGTGCTGCTCGACGCGACAGGCGACAACTACCGCATCGCCTTTGCCTCCGTCTTCGTGCTGGAGGCGCTCGGGGTCGTCCAGATTCTGCGGCTGCACGCCCGTGCCACGCTGCGGGAGCGGAACCACCATGTGATCAGCCGCGTGGAGGCTGTGCACGTACCCGCGTGA
- a CDS encoding GntR family transcriptional regulator, which produces MPAAPPAVTRPPVKQPPAAERVYTHVKQAVLDRRYEGGTLLTEGDLAEAVGVSRTPVREALLRLEVEGLIKLYPKKGALVLAVSAQEIADVVETRLLVEEFAARKAVPASAKLISRLEELLDEQRQHVAAGDLAAVSVADRCFHAEIVRHAGNEILSRLYDQLRDRQLRMGVAVMEAHPGRIAANITEHGELLDAIRAGDADGAAQVVRRHVSRVKVLVRGEDR; this is translated from the coding sequence ATGCCTGCCGCACCCCCTGCCGTGACCCGCCCGCCCGTCAAGCAGCCGCCCGCCGCCGAGCGCGTCTACACCCACGTCAAGCAGGCGGTTCTCGACCGCCGGTACGAGGGCGGGACGCTGCTCACCGAAGGGGACCTGGCGGAGGCCGTCGGCGTCTCCCGTACCCCGGTGCGCGAGGCGCTGCTGCGGCTGGAGGTCGAAGGACTGATCAAGCTCTACCCGAAGAAGGGGGCGCTGGTGCTCGCCGTCTCCGCGCAGGAGATCGCGGACGTGGTGGAGACCCGGCTGCTGGTCGAGGAGTTCGCCGCCCGCAAGGCCGTGCCTGCCTCGGCGAAGCTGATCTCCCGGCTGGAGGAGCTGCTCGACGAGCAGCGGCAGCACGTGGCGGCCGGGGATCTCGCAGCCGTCTCGGTCGCGGACCGCTGCTTCCACGCCGAGATCGTGCGCCACGCGGGCAACGAGATCCTGTCGCGCCTCTACGACCAGCTGCGCGACCGGCAGCTGCGGATGGGCGTCGCCGTGATGGAGGCGCACCCCGGCAGGATCGCCGCCAACATCACCGAGCACGGCGAGCTGCTGGACGCGATCAGGGCCGGTGACGCGGACGGTGCCGCACAGGTCGTACGGCGCCACGTCAGCCGGGTCAAGGTGCTGGTCCGGGGTGAGGACCGGTGA
- the pdhA gene encoding pyruvate dehydrogenase (acetyl-transferring) E1 component subunit alpha — translation MTVESTAARKPRRSSKRTSAAKTPQSSEPELVQLLTPEGERVEHPDYTIDLTADELRGLYRDMVLTRRFDAEATALQRQGELGLWASLLGQEAAQIGSGRALRDDDYVFPTYREHGVAWCRGVDPTNLLGMFRGVNHGGWDPNTNNFHLYTIVIGSQTLHATGYAMGVAKDGADSAVIAYFGDGASSQGDVAEAFTFSAVYNAPVVFFCQNNQWAISEPTEKQTRVPLYQRAQGFGFPGVRVDGNDVLACLAVTKSALERARRGEGPTLVEAFTYRMGAHTTSDDPTKYRADEERVSWEAKDPILRLRTYLEKQELADEAYFTALDEESEALGKRVREAVRAMPDPDRMAIFDHAYADGNPLVDEERAEFAAYQASFAEEGN, via the coding sequence GTGACCGTGGAGAGCACTGCCGCGCGCAAACCGCGACGCAGCAGCAAGCGGACCAGCGCCGCAAAGACGCCACAGAGTTCCGAGCCCGAGCTTGTACAGCTGCTGACGCCCGAGGGCGAGCGGGTGGAGCACCCGGACTACACGATCGACCTGACCGCGGACGAGCTACGCGGTCTGTACCGGGACATGGTCCTGACCCGCCGCTTCGACGCCGAGGCCACCGCGCTGCAGCGTCAGGGCGAGCTGGGCCTGTGGGCCTCGCTGCTCGGCCAGGAGGCCGCCCAGATCGGCTCCGGCCGGGCGCTGCGCGACGACGACTATGTCTTCCCGACCTACCGGGAGCACGGCGTCGCCTGGTGCCGCGGGGTCGACCCGACCAATCTGCTCGGGATGTTCCGCGGTGTGAACCACGGCGGCTGGGACCCGAACACCAACAACTTCCACCTGTACACGATCGTCATCGGCTCGCAGACCCTGCACGCCACCGGCTACGCCATGGGCGTCGCCAAGGACGGCGCGGACTCGGCCGTGATCGCGTACTTCGGTGACGGCGCCTCCAGCCAGGGCGACGTCGCCGAGGCGTTCACCTTCTCCGCGGTCTACAACGCGCCCGTGGTGTTCTTCTGCCAGAACAACCAGTGGGCGATCTCCGAGCCGACCGAGAAGCAGACCCGGGTGCCGCTCTACCAGCGCGCACAGGGCTTCGGCTTCCCCGGCGTCCGGGTCGACGGCAACGACGTACTCGCCTGCCTGGCCGTCACCAAGTCGGCGCTGGAGCGGGCCCGCCGGGGCGAGGGCCCCACCCTCGTCGAGGCGTTCACCTACCGGATGGGCGCGCACACCACCTCCGACGACCCGACGAAGTACCGGGCGGACGAGGAGCGCGTCTCCTGGGAGGCGAAGGACCCGATCCTGCGGCTGCGTACGTACCTGGAGAAGCAGGAACTCGCCGACGAGGCGTACTTCACCGCGCTGGACGAGGAGAGCGAAGCCCTCGGCAAGCGGGTCCGCGAAGCGGTACGGGCCATGCCCGACCCCGACCGGATGGCGATCTTCGACCACGCCTACGCCGACGGGAACCCGCTCGTCGACGAGGAGCGCGCCGAGTTCGCCGCCTACCAGGCTTCGTTCGCCGAGGAGGGCAACTAG
- a CDS encoding fibronectin type III domain-containing protein, giving the protein MSTTTASAATTCASPVFERQFFANTTFSGTPKKTDCDSVIDQNWGTGAPASGLPTNNFGVRWSLTRDFGSGGPFTFTASALDGIRVYVDGVRKVDIWKNVSTTQKKTVNVTVPKGKHSLRIDFVNWTGSANVKFVYTPRTSATVDKVKPLAPVGVKAVLDNATANAEVTWTKNNEMDLAGYRVYRRLEGSSTFTHVKTTTATSYAGLPPEAGKTYYYEVRAYDKAGNVSTGSTDQPVTTVAVTAPAGLTAQGTDAAIVLTWQPVPGAVRYNLRSNDLKVRSVTATSFSDTTVKRSKEWTYEVAAVDGAGRASAYSSGVTAYRPVAAPKDIVATPGISRATFTWTTDHAVDGAVYDYHVYRSETLPVDTSAEPVRCTTSWKSLGDGRLQYTCTDTSPAGGRTYHYVFKAYDDASKESLPSATVDVTTLARDTTPPAAVTGLTTEATEYGIELHWNANTEPDLKRYVVYVGELIDSEDERVCYGISSVYLGTGTTSYTDERLPDGEERCYFVDVEDTSGNSSFRMTHDAEIGVVTELDLTPSVETPDNASLTLTALKGATGSSVDLSWNADAVTDAAGYLVERWNPATDAYEQLTTGPVTGVSYTDATAPAGTTHFYRVTPVLDDGTEAAPAAAWVVLAPAK; this is encoded by the coding sequence GTGAGTACCACGACCGCTTCGGCGGCGACGACGTGCGCCTCGCCCGTCTTCGAGCGGCAGTTCTTCGCCAACACCACGTTCTCCGGAACGCCGAAGAAGACCGACTGCGACTCGGTGATCGACCAGAACTGGGGCACCGGCGCACCCGCCTCCGGTCTGCCGACGAACAACTTCGGTGTCCGCTGGTCCCTGACCCGGGACTTCGGCTCCGGGGGCCCGTTCACCTTCACCGCGTCGGCCCTGGACGGCATCCGGGTCTACGTCGACGGAGTGCGCAAGGTCGACATCTGGAAGAACGTCTCCACCACGCAGAAGAAGACGGTCAACGTCACCGTCCCCAAGGGCAAGCACTCCCTGCGCATCGACTTCGTCAACTGGACGGGCTCCGCCAACGTCAAGTTCGTCTACACACCCCGGACGTCGGCCACCGTCGACAAGGTCAAGCCGCTCGCCCCGGTCGGCGTGAAGGCGGTCCTCGACAACGCCACGGCCAACGCCGAGGTGACCTGGACGAAGAACAACGAGATGGACCTCGCGGGCTACCGGGTCTACCGCCGGCTCGAGGGCTCCAGCACCTTCACCCACGTCAAGACGACCACCGCGACCTCGTACGCGGGTCTCCCGCCCGAGGCCGGGAAGACGTACTACTACGAGGTCCGCGCCTACGACAAGGCCGGAAACGTCTCCACCGGCAGCACCGACCAGCCGGTGACCACCGTCGCCGTCACAGCTCCGGCGGGTCTCACCGCGCAGGGCACGGACGCCGCGATCGTGCTGACCTGGCAGCCCGTCCCGGGTGCGGTCCGCTACAACCTGAGGAGCAACGACCTGAAGGTCCGCTCCGTCACCGCCACGTCCTTCAGCGACACGACGGTGAAGCGCTCCAAGGAGTGGACCTACGAGGTGGCCGCCGTGGACGGCGCCGGGCGCGCCTCCGCGTACAGCTCCGGCGTGACGGCCTACCGTCCGGTCGCGGCGCCGAAGGACATCGTCGCGACGCCGGGGATCAGCAGGGCGACGTTCACCTGGACGACCGATCACGCCGTCGACGGTGCCGTGTACGACTACCACGTCTACCGTTCCGAGACGCTCCCGGTGGACACCTCGGCCGAGCCGGTCCGGTGCACCACCAGCTGGAAGTCGCTCGGCGACGGGCGGCTCCAGTACACGTGCACCGACACCTCCCCGGCCGGCGGGCGTACGTACCACTACGTCTTCAAGGCGTACGACGACGCGAGCAAGGAGTCGCTGCCTTCCGCGACCGTCGACGTCACCACGCTCGCGCGGGACACCACACCCCCCGCGGCGGTCACCGGGCTCACCACCGAGGCGACCGAGTACGGCATCGAGCTGCACTGGAACGCCAACACCGAGCCCGACCTCAAGCGGTACGTGGTGTACGTCGGCGAGCTGATCGACAGCGAGGACGAGCGGGTCTGCTACGGGATCTCGTCCGTGTACCTCGGCACGGGCACCACGTCCTACACGGACGAGCGGCTGCCCGACGGCGAGGAGCGGTGCTACTTCGTCGACGTCGAGGACACCTCCGGCAACTCCAGCTTCCGGATGACTCACGACGCCGAGATCGGCGTCGTGACCGAGCTGGATCTGACACCGTCCGTCGAGACGCCGGACAACGCGTCCCTCACGCTCACCGCGCTCAAGGGCGCCACCGGTTCCTCGGTGGACTTGTCTTGGAACGCGGACGCGGTCACGGACGCCGCGGGCTACCTGGTCGAACGCTGGAACCCGGCCACGGACGCCTACGAGCAGCTGACCACCGGACCCGTCACGGGGGTGTCGTACACGGACGCCACCGCTCCGGCCGGCACCACCCACTTCTACCGGGTGACGCCCGTGCTCGACGACGGGACCGAGGCGGCACCCGCCGCGGCCTGGGTCGTCCTGGCACCCGCCAAGTGA